The Vitis vinifera cultivar Pinot Noir 40024 chromosome 7, ASM3070453v1 genomic interval CTTCTTCCGTGTTGGAGCAAATTATGGGAACCAGCGTTTTCGTGGTGGGCATTCCACTGGCGCGGCTCACGGTTATAGTGCATCCATCACTAGCCAGGACCTGTAAGGCAAAGAAGACTGGGCGGCTGAGAGCAAAACTCAAAGACGACGATGACCCACTACTTCAGGCCGCTATTCATGGCGCTTCTCTTCGTTTTCAAGAGACCTTTCGGCCGGGTAAGCCCACATTCTTCCTCTCTGTTATGTATTCGCGCTGAAAATTTAGGGACTTTCGGTAAAGTTCGTTCAGGCATTTTATCGAACAGTTAACTTAGATTGAAAACTATGGTTAAGTGTTGAAATTGGCTCAAGACTAGTGGGGTTGGTCCAACACATTTGGTTGTAAGTTTGAGTAGCTCATAGGGTGTGTGTTGGTACAAATTGGCTACTGGGCATTCAAATAAAAAGACAACTTCTATCATTGTTTTTCACCacctcctctttttcttttattatcgATTCATGGATAGGTTTTTTCATTGATGTGGCAGTTGTAATGAGGTGAGATTATTAGTGTTATATGATGGCAAGTTAATGCTTCAATTTGCAGAGCCTCTTTTTATTGATCCATATGCTGGGTGCTTTCTTCCTCCCAATGTTGAGAAGGACATGGAGCAATATCCACTCCATTATTGCCTTGCAACTAAGTTCATTGATGACAAATTGCTCAGTACCATGAACCATATTGATGGACTAAAGCAGGTATTTTTGCCCATATCCAATCATAGGCTACTTGACTAGTATTTACCATTTTTGCTTAGCTCGTATTGGTCTCTACTCATATTGGGCAGGTTGTTTTATTAACAGATGGCATGGATACTAGGCCATACAGACTCAGTTGGCCAACTTCAAccataatatttgatatatccCCGGAAAGTGTGTTTAAAAGAGCAGCTCAAAAGCTCGAAGGTGTGTGGATATGGTTTAAGATATCCAAAGGAGATTAAATTTTTCAATGCTGTTCACCATGAGTATTTCAAAATACCTGTGGTTGACATAAGCAATGCATCAAGTTCTAACAGTATTTCTTTGATAAACCCTTAGGTGTTGGGGCTAAGATTCCTAAAAGTTGCCTGTTTCTTCATGTTCCATTGGAGTCTTCTGATATACTAGAAATTTTGCGCAGAAAAGGTTTCAATGGAAATCGACCTAGCATATGGGTCTTCCAGGTGGTTTAAGGTTTTTTAATCTCTTCAATGTTAATGTGTAACTTCACCAACTAGACATAAATTTGGTGGTTTCTTAAATGGCTGATGAATTTGATTTGTTACCTATTTGCAGGGACTCTCCGTGACGACTTTGGCGGATTTTGACGAGCTTGTTTCTATTGTAAGTAGTTTAGCCATGAAGGGATGTCTCTTTCTGGGAGAATTGCCTGTCTGGTTGGCAGAAAGTGAAGTTGGAAGCAAGGTCAGTTTGCTTTAATATTTAGTTCTTATTTGTATTAACTTCAATCCTTATGTTCATTAAGAAAGGCACGTCTGTTTGATCTCTTGCACAGTCCAGTACAAAGCAATGGATGGACAAGCTTTTCATGAGCAACGGTTTCAAGGTGGAAATGATTCATTATGGTGAAGTAGCAACGAATTTAGGCAAGGAACTAGCATCAAGCGAGTGCGAGTACATACTTTTTGTTGCAGAACATTTGCGGTTTTCTGATGATCAGGTGAGACAGATTCAGTGATCAGAGTTCTGGGAATTTTGGATAAGAAGTTCCTAATAATTTGTTTACTTTTCAGTAAGCAAATATAACTCGGTTCTTGTTATATCTTCCAGTGATTGAACCCACAAATATTGGAAATGATTCCTCAATCATTTACAAAATGCCCTTATCATTCTGAGCCTTGTGGTTTCCCAGATACATTTatggttttttgttattaattttctGGGTAGCTTACATTTCATCATCTTCACAGATGGAAACTTGGAGGAGAGAATTTCAGAGAATAGAGGAAGACGCAGATGAAGATGGGTTCGAGGAGctctaaaacacaaaaattctGTATTTGTCCATCGGAAACTTGCAAATTTTCGGTCTCTGTTTACTTTCTTTGTTGATTTTCCTAACGAAATTCCACAAGAAGCCTGTGTGTAGGCCTCCACACCATGATGTCACGGATATACATCCTTGCCCTCGTTTGAATACTGCGATGTCCTTTCCTGGGTTAGACTGTTGGTATACTACAGAACAAATAAAGCACCATTTTTTCTGTTTTCATCGAACTCCACACTTTGATAAGGAGAGGGTAGGTAAAtggaaacaataaataaatagtatgACATAAGCTCATCTGATCATCCTTCTTTTCACataatcatgtgtttaattttaaataaaataagttaatctGTTCAAATCCCGATACAAAtacaaaaatcatatattttacaGATAAAAAAACTTTGGTAGACGAAAATATTAGCACAGACCAGCCGCCTCAAGGCAGCTACCATATTCGCTACCTAAATGCCAAGGGATGGTCAATGGACAGTAAAAAATGTGGAATAGCAGACACAAATAAGCATAACCAACTACCACTACCATAAGCACAGTCTAATTGCGAAGGCATCTGGGAGTCAAACAAGCTATAAACAGATACTAAGAGACCAGCTACCAAAAGCAAGCACCACATGACTGAGGTGATGGTGACTGGATGGTCATCATGCTGAGAAGCTAACAATAGACTGGAAAACCTCAATACAGCTACCAACAGCACCACCTAATTTGCCGGGGATGGTCAGTGGAGAATCGTCAAGCGGAGAATGGACATGCACATTCAATATGGCTACCAAATACGCAACCTAATTGTCAAAAACAACCATGCAATAATATATGCTCATATATTATTGAACTGGTTCTggttaacattttttatttacccTCTCATGAACAAGCGATGACAGAGTGCTCACATGGCAGTTGGCTAGATTGGATCACATTAGCAGCTATGAGGCTTTTTTGGTAAATGAATGCTGCTGTTGCTACTAAACAGGAAGCGATGATGGTCGTGATCTAACAACATTAAGAACACCTCTTGCAGTTGCCTATTGATATAGAAAAGAAATTATCTTTCAGAATGCTTAATTGTGGAGCTAAAATTAGAGGAACCATCTAGATGAGCCTTTGGAGTTTACCTCAAAGTAGGAATTGAAGTTAAGACGCAGAAGAAATCGCCTGAGAAATGGGGCGCGTTGACTCCCAGCAAGCCTGCTGCTGCGCAGTATAGTATAAAGTGAGTTTGATTTCTTGTTGAATTCCTGGAAGAAGTTAAAATAAAACCAGAGAAATAAGGTGACAACAgaataataagaaataagttCTGTGATAACGATAACAATAACAAAGAGGAGATGAAAGGAAACAAAGTGCACATTCATCGTGTCAAAGATTCAAAGACAGGCATGACAACCTTAATTGAGATAAATGCATGACTAGTAAATTTGATGATCCATAATGCTCAATGAGTGGGCCAGTTTTGGAAATGCTATATTACAAAGAACATATGACAGAACAATTGCATTGATATGTGGAGGTTCCTTTAACCAGTGTCCACATATATGATGAGAATGCAATCAGTGAAATGGTAGTAAGCCCAAGAAAAAGAGCTgcctattttctttctcaagtTGCACTAAGAGGTACTGTACTTCTCATGCGGGATATTTCATTAAGTATTACATATGGGAAATATCTATATTAGAACAATTCTTAAAGTTTCTCACTTATTTTGGAGCAATTCTCAGTTTCTTTCACTGTTATGCTTCGCACAGCTTTAACATCAAAGATTGAAGTCTGTTAAACAGCTAGAACTATCAGGTATATGGAACAGCTTAACATATCTCCACTCATGTAAGAATTAAATGTTTCAGCAAATCGGTTCAACTCAATTTTATGGAAACACCAAGATAAGAAGATCCACAATGTCTTTGAAATGCTCACATATGCAGTATAAATTAGCAACAAGTGCAATGTCCAAATAATCATATGAGATAAAGATGAGAAAAAAGTACCTCTGTTATACGTTCCAGTTCAGACGTGTTTGAACTGCTTTCTTGATTCTCAATGTTCCAGCAGAATTGCAGGCAAAGTTTCATTATGCTGTCCAGTATCCGTGACACAGAACCAATGTCCAGGAAAGACTGTGAAATCAGAGCAGATAAATACCTGCAGGCAATGTTACAGACAGACAAGTATTTTGCCACTATTAGTTATGTTTAAACTGTTTATAACTTGGCAATCAGAAGAGTGCTAGCCACAGATTAATGGAGCAAAAATAAGAATCACAGTTTAAACTGATTATAATCTGGCAATCAGAAGACTGCTACCAGCAGGTTAATGAAGCTAAAATAAGAATCACGGAGCTGCAACAATGAATAATCTCATAAATTCTATGAAGAGGTAAAAAAGAACTTTCTTAGATTTGATTAGACTGTGCAAGATTCCAGAAATGTGTCTCACTTGATATGAATTTTCCCACACTCAAAATGTCCATCAACTTGCATCATTTCAGTGCAACCCAGTAGAACACCAACCTTTTATAAATTCTTGGTCCTCCATGTAAATTAGTCTGAGATTTGGTCTGATCAACACCTTATGTGGTCAAAGTTACATAtgcagaaaaaaataaaataaatagggaGGGCCAGTGTAGGGGGCTCAGAACAAGTATAACTGCCTGAAGTCCCTAACATGGCAAACCACTGGTGATCCATCAAAATCTGCATCATAGAttacaaaacataaaatataggAGGAACTATGTTTTGCCTGTTTTG includes:
- the LOC100245173 gene encoding O-methyltransferase 1, chloroplastic isoform X2, with amino-acid sequence MGTSVFVVGIPLARLTVIVHPSLARTCKAKKTGRLRAKLKDDDDPLLQAAIHGASLRFQETFRPEPLFIDPYAGCFLPPNVEKDMEQYPLHYCLATKFIDDKLLSTMNHIDGLKQVVLLTDGMDTRPYRLSWPTSTIIFDISPESVFKRAAQKLEGVGAKIPKSCLFLHVPLESSDILEILRRKGFNGNRPSIWVFQGLSVTTLADFDELVSIVSSLAMKGCLFLGELPVWLAESEVGSKYKAMDGQAFHEQRFQGGNDSLW
- the LOC100245173 gene encoding O-methyltransferase 1, chloroplastic isoform X1 codes for the protein MGTSVFVVGIPLARLTVIVHPSLARTCKAKKTGRLRAKLKDDDDPLLQAAIHGASLRFQETFRPEPLFIDPYAGCFLPPNVEKDMEQYPLHYCLATKFIDDKLLSTMNHIDGLKQVVLLTDGMDTRPYRLSWPTSTIIFDISPESVFKRAAQKLEGVGAKIPKSCLFLHVPLESSDILEILRRKGFNGNRPSIWVFQGLSVTTLADFDELVSIVSSLAMKGCLFLGELPVWLAESEVGSKSSTKQWMDKLFMSNGFKVEMIHYGEVATNLGKELASSECEYILFVAEHLRFSDDQMETWRREFQRIEEDADEDGFEEL